A region from the Candidatus Tenderia electrophaga genome encodes:
- a CDS encoding oligopeptidase A, with protein sequence MTNPLLTMNGLPPFSHIKPEHIEPAIDQLLAESREQVENLLTASQRYTWDNLVQPLEEAEERLGRAWSPVSHMNSVLNSDALRAAYNACLPKLSDYATEMGQHEGLFRAFKQIAEGPEYATLDTAQRKIIDNALRDFRLSGIELPKDKQARYKAIMQELAALNSRFGENILDATNEWKIQISDASRLSGLPESARGMAKQIAEREGLEGWVFNLEFPSYLPVMTYADDRELRRELYSAYVTRASDEGPHDKKYDNTPVMAQILALRHEAAQLLGFNNYAERSLATKMAQSTDQVLAFLNDLAARSLPLAKQELDEVRAFAKDQHGVEQLEAWDITYYSEKLQQHTYAISQEALKPYFPEDKVLSGMFAVVERLYGVKISEQQGVDVWHEDVRFFEISDAEGVRGRFYLDLYARPNKRGGAWMDDCVTRMKTADGVQAPVAYLTCNFSPPIGDDPALFTHDEVLTLFHEFGHGLHHMLTQVDYPSVAGIGGVPWDAVELPSQFMENWCWQKQALDDIAGHYITGAPLPDELYDKMIAARNFQSAMQMVRQLEFSIFDFRLHLEYAPAKGARVYEILDEVREQVAVMHPPSFNRFPHSFSHIFAGGYAAGYYSYKWAEVLSADAFSAFEESGIFDRDTGLRFLSTVLEQGGSREPMELFIEFRGREPSIDALLRHSGLAA encoded by the coding sequence ATGACGAATCCCCTGCTCACCATGAATGGCCTGCCGCCGTTCTCCCATATCAAACCCGAACACATCGAGCCCGCCATCGATCAATTACTGGCCGAGAGCCGCGAGCAGGTGGAGAATCTGCTCACCGCCAGCCAGCGCTACACCTGGGACAACCTGGTGCAGCCGCTGGAAGAGGCGGAAGAGCGCCTCGGGCGTGCCTGGTCACCGGTGTCGCATATGAATTCGGTGCTCAATTCGGATGCGCTGCGCGCCGCCTACAACGCCTGCCTGCCCAAGCTCAGCGATTACGCCACCGAGATGGGCCAGCACGAAGGTCTGTTCCGCGCCTTCAAACAGATCGCCGAGGGGCCGGAATATGCCACGCTCGACACAGCGCAGAGGAAGATCATCGACAACGCCCTGCGTGATTTCCGCCTGTCCGGTATCGAACTGCCCAAGGACAAGCAGGCGCGCTACAAGGCCATCATGCAGGAACTTGCCGCGCTCAACAGCAGGTTCGGCGAGAACATCCTCGATGCCACGAATGAGTGGAAGATCCAGATCAGCGACGCATCGCGGCTCAGCGGTCTGCCCGAGTCGGCGCGCGGTATGGCCAAACAGATCGCCGAGCGCGAGGGCCTGGAAGGCTGGGTCTTCAACCTGGAGTTTCCCTCCTATCTGCCGGTGATGACCTACGCCGATGACCGCGAGTTGCGCCGTGAGCTGTACAGCGCCTATGTGACGCGCGCCTCCGATGAAGGGCCGCATGACAAAAAATACGATAACACCCCGGTGATGGCGCAAATCCTGGCGCTGCGCCACGAGGCCGCCCAGCTGCTCGGCTTTAACAACTATGCCGAGCGCTCCCTGGCCACCAAGATGGCCCAATCCACCGACCAGGTGCTGGCCTTCCTTAACGACCTGGCCGCGCGTTCCCTGCCGCTGGCGAAACAGGAGCTGGACGAGGTGCGCGCCTTCGCCAAGGATCAGCATGGCGTGGAGCAGCTCGAGGCCTGGGACATTACCTATTACTCGGAAAAGCTGCAGCAGCACACATACGCCATCAGCCAGGAGGCGTTGAAACCCTACTTCCCCGAAGACAAGGTGCTGAGCGGCATGTTCGCCGTGGTGGAGCGTTTGTACGGCGTCAAGATCAGCGAACAACAGGGCGTGGACGTATGGCACGAGGATGTGCGCTTTTTCGAGATCTCGGACGCCGAGGGCGTGCGCGGCCGCTTCTATCTCGATCTCTACGCCCGTCCCAATAAGCGCGGCGGCGCCTGGATGGACGATTGCGTGACGCGCATGAAGACCGCGGACGGGGTGCAGGCGCCGGTGGCCTATCTCACCTGTAATTTCTCGCCGCCCATCGGTGACGACCCGGCCTTGTTCACCCACGACGAGGTGCTCACCCTGTTCCATGAATTCGGGCATGGTCTGCATCACATGCTCACCCAGGTGGATTATCCTTCGGTGGCCGGCATCGGCGGTGTGCCCTGGGACGCGGTGGAACTGCCCAGCCAGTTCATGGAGAACTGGTGTTGGCAGAAACAGGCCCTGGACGATATCGCCGGACATTACATCACCGGCGCGCCGTTGCCCGATGAGCTCTATGACAAGATGATCGCCGCCAGAAATTTCCAGTCGGCCATGCAGATGGTCAGGCAGCTGGAGTTTTCCATTTTCGATTTCCGCCTGCACCTGGAATACGCGCCGGCCAAGGGAGCGCGTGTGTATGAGATCCTTGACGAGGTGCGTGAGCAGGTGGCGGTGATGCATCCGCCGTCGTTCAACCGTTTCCCGCATAGCTTTTCCCATATCTTCGCCGGCGGTTACGCAGCGGGGTATTACAGCTACAAATGGGCCGAGGTGTTGTCGGCCGACGCCTTTTCCGCCTTCGAGGAGAGCGGTATCTTCGATCGCGACACCGGCCTGCGCTTTCTCTCCACCGTGCTGGAACAGGGCGGTTCGCGTGAACCCATGGAGCTGTTCATCGAATTTCGCGGCCGCGAGCCCAGTATCGACGCCTTGCTGCGTCACAGCGGGTTGGCGGCGTAA
- a CDS encoding 3-octaprenyl-4-hydroxybenzoate carboxy-lyase (catalyzes the decarboxylation of 3-octaprenyl-4-hydroxy benzoate to 2-octaprenylphenol): protein MKYKDLRDFIGQLERRGELKRIARPVSPKLEMTEICDRTLRREGPALLFEHAAGYDIPVLGNLFGTPGRVALGMGAESVTALREIGTLLAALKEPEPPKGFKDALDKLPLYRQVLNMAPKVVKSAPCQAHVIEGDDVDLSKLPIQTCWPGDAGPLITWALVVTKGPFKERQNMGIYRQQVIGRNKVIMRWLAHRGGALDFRDWQQARPGEKFPVAVALGADPATILGAVTPVPDALSEYAFAGLLRGSKTELVKCMGNDLQVPASAEFVLEGYLAPGEMADEGPFGDHTGYYNEVDRFPVFTIERITHRDNPIYHSTYTGRPPDEPAVLGVALNEVFVPLLQKQFPEIVDFYLPPEGCSYRMACVSMKKHYAGHAKRVMLGVWSFLRQFMYTKFVIVVDEDINVRDWKDVIWAMTTRMDPARDTVMIENTPIDYLDFASPVSGLGSKVGFDATNKWPGETTREWGVPIVMDEAVKKRMDELWSELEIFD, encoded by the coding sequence ATGAAATACAAAGACTTACGCGACTTTATCGGCCAACTGGAACGACGCGGCGAGCTCAAGCGCATCGCCCGGCCCGTCAGTCCCAAGCTGGAGATGACCGAAATCTGCGACCGCACCCTGCGGCGCGAGGGGCCGGCGCTGTTGTTCGAGCACGCGGCCGGCTATGACATTCCCGTGCTGGGCAACCTGTTCGGCACGCCCGGGCGCGTGGCGCTGGGCATGGGGGCGGAGTCGGTGACGGCGCTGCGTGAGATCGGCACGCTGCTGGCGGCGCTGAAGGAGCCGGAGCCGCCCAAGGGGTTCAAGGATGCCCTGGACAAGCTGCCCCTGTACCGGCAGGTGCTCAATATGGCTCCCAAGGTGGTGAAGAGCGCGCCCTGCCAGGCCCATGTGATCGAAGGCGATGACGTCGACCTTTCCAAGCTGCCCATCCAGACCTGCTGGCCGGGGGACGCCGGGCCGCTGATCACCTGGGCGCTGGTGGTCACCAAAGGTCCGTTCAAAGAGCGCCAGAATATGGGTATCTACCGCCAGCAGGTGATCGGCCGCAACAAGGTCATCATGCGCTGGTTGGCCCATCGCGGTGGGGCGCTGGATTTTCGCGACTGGCAGCAGGCCCGGCCTGGCGAGAAATTCCCGGTCGCCGTGGCCCTGGGCGCCGATCCGGCCACCATCCTCGGCGCGGTGACGCCGGTGCCCGACGCCTTGTCCGAATATGCCTTCGCCGGCCTGTTGCGCGGCAGCAAGACCGAACTAGTGAAATGCATGGGGAATGATCTGCAGGTGCCGGCCTCGGCCGAGTTCGTGCTGGAGGGATATCTGGCGCCGGGCGAGATGGCCGACGAGGGGCCCTTCGGCGACCATACCGGCTATTACAACGAGGTGGATCGTTTCCCGGTCTTCACCATCGAGCGCATCACCCATCGCGATAATCCCATTTATCACAGCACCTACACCGGCCGGCCGCCGGACGAGCCGGCCGTGCTGGGGGTGGCGTTGAACGAGGTATTCGTGCCCCTGCTGCAAAAGCAATTTCCCGAGATCGTCGATTTCTATCTGCCGCCCGAGGGCTGCTCCTACCGCATGGCCTGCGTCAGCATGAAAAAGCACTATGCCGGTCATGCCAAACGGGTGATGCTGGGGGTGTGGTCCTTCCTGCGCCAGTTCATGTACACCAAGTTCGTCATCGTAGTGGATGAGGATATCAACGTGCGCGACTGGAAGGACGTGATCTGGGCCATGACCACGCGCATGGACCCGGCGCGCGACACGGTGATGATCGAGAACACGCCGATTGATTATCTGGACTTTGCCTCGCCGGTGTCGGGCTTGGGTTCCAAGGTCGGCTTCGACGCCACCAACAAGTGGCCGGGCGAGACCACGCGCGAATGGGGCGTGCCCATCGTCATGGACGAGGCGGTGAAAAAACGCATGGACGAATTGTGGAGTGAGTTGGAAATCTTCGATTAG
- a CDS encoding cadmium carbonic anhydrase → MKLGIYSQCLAALALGIVSAIAVASDNGHGKGHDESGAACSGFGPQTPRDIDSAAGENKRVFGMAPPSSQMNLCNIHFHKNAEHKANAFNIYAGEGDGHGYNSGYQCRISKTLSKAELAPTQEKICDSEHGDLKPGDTIEVHWVHTSADVKPGATLGSCLHEATGNPALRVETQVFTLVNDPNALNFNDLDYDGDVVNGYHQAKALPTGSGTPVEFLGSTTGPKYSGQKCSPFQVTWSVRPQCAKVDINSVGEWCKGNAFDEDHAHGVRKLVVNPKLLSTIE, encoded by the coding sequence ATGAAATTAGGGATTTATAGTCAATGTTTAGCCGCTCTGGCATTGGGGATCGTATCTGCAATCGCAGTCGCCAGCGATAACGGCCATGGTAAAGGGCATGACGAGTCGGGCGCGGCCTGTAGCGGATTCGGTCCACAGACACCGCGTGATATCGACAGCGCCGCCGGTGAAAACAAGCGCGTTTTTGGCATGGCGCCGCCTTCATCTCAGATGAACCTGTGCAACATCCACTTTCACAAGAACGCCGAGCATAAAGCCAACGCGTTCAACATCTATGCCGGTGAGGGTGACGGTCATGGCTATAACAGTGGTTATCAGTGTCGTATCAGCAAGACGCTGAGCAAGGCCGAGCTGGCGCCCACCCAGGAAAAGATCTGCGACAGTGAGCACGGCGATCTGAAGCCGGGCGATACCATCGAGGTGCACTGGGTGCACACCTCGGCCGATGTGAAACCCGGCGCGACTCTGGGCTCATGTCTGCACGAGGCCACCGGTAATCCGGCGCTGCGCGTCGAGACGCAGGTCTTTACCTTGGTCAATGACCCGAACGCGCTGAACTTCAACGACCTGGATTACGATGGCGACGTGGTCAACGGTTACCACCAGGCCAAGGCGCTGCCGACGGGTAGCGGCACACCGGTTGAATTCCTGGGGTCGACTACCGGTCCCAAATATTCCGGCCAGAAATGTTCACCGTTTCAAGTGACCTGGAGCGTTCGTCCGCAGTGTGCCAAGGTCGATATCAACTCGGTCGGTGAATGGTGCAAGGGCAACGCCTTTGATGAAGACCATGCCCATGGCGTACGCAAACTGGTGGTCAATCCGAAGTTATTGTCGACCATCGAGTAA
- a CDS encoding molecular chaperone Hsp33, with product MRNKDTLQRFVFDNSNVRGIFVHLGNSYQTALERYDYPDAVGQELGQALAASALLSASIKFDGALIMQTQSQGAIQMLVAQCNHARHLRGLARWRGAELAAVPGDLYGAGRMTITIDNRNDARYQGIVSLSGGSLARTLEHYFKQSEQLQTHLWLAADPQQAVGMLLQHLPGREPDADTWNRIETLGATLTSQEMLSLSTAEVLYRLFHEEQVRLFEAEPVSFRCSCSRDKVADMLRALGADEVRDILKEEGKVSVGCEFCNQHYLFDAIDAEELFAGGTPTPGSRRSH from the coding sequence ATGCGTAACAAAGATACCCTGCAGCGCTTTGTATTCGACAACAGCAACGTGCGCGGCATCTTCGTCCATCTCGGCAACAGCTACCAGACCGCCCTGGAACGCTATGACTACCCCGACGCAGTGGGCCAGGAACTGGGCCAGGCCCTGGCCGCCAGCGCCCTGCTCAGCGCCAGCATCAAATTCGACGGCGCGCTGATCATGCAGACCCAGTCCCAAGGGGCGATCCAGATGCTGGTGGCGCAATGCAACCACGCGCGCCACCTCCGTGGCCTGGCGCGCTGGCGGGGCGCGGAACTGGCGGCGGTGCCGGGCGATCTGTACGGCGCCGGGCGTATGACCATCACCATCGACAACCGCAACGACGCGCGCTACCAAGGGATCGTCAGTCTCAGCGGCGGCTCGCTGGCGCGCACCCTGGAACACTATTTCAAACAATCGGAGCAGCTCCAGACCCATCTCTGGCTGGCGGCCGACCCGCAACAGGCCGTCGGCATGCTGCTGCAACACCTGCCGGGGCGCGAACCCGATGCCGACACCTGGAATCGCATCGAGACCCTGGGCGCCACCCTGACCAGTCAGGAGATGCTCAGCCTGTCCACCGCCGAGGTACTGTATCGCCTGTTTCACGAAGAGCAGGTACGCCTGTTCGAAGCGGAGCCGGTCAGCTTCCGCTGCAGTTGTTCGCGCGACAAGGTGGCCGACATGCTGCGCGCCCTGGGGGCGGATGAAGTGCGCGATATTCTCAAGGAAGAGGGTAAGGTCTCAGTCGGCTGCGAATTTTGTAATCAGCACTATCTGTTCGACGCCATCGACGCCGAGGAGTTGTTCGCCGGCGGGACGCCGACGCCGGGGAGCCGTCGCTCGCATTAA